A genomic segment from Candidatus Brocadia sinica JPN1 encodes:
- the murA gene encoding UDP-N-acetylglucosamine 1-carboxyvinyltransferase, which yields MDKIVIEGGNCLEGSARINGAKNAALPIMAACLLLNGPSRIKGIPNIVDIQTQSEILRNLGGEVKKLDDETLEIIFRDGENSDKFTAPYELVRKMRASICVLGPLLSKRRRAKVSYPGGCVIGQRPIDLHIKGLSALGAQIETTEGYVNASADKLVGTNISFTGKTVLGTCNVMTAAVLAEGTTTIEYAACEPEVQDLANFLNKAGAKITGIGESKLTIEGVQELRGVDYEIIPDRIEAGTFMIASAITRGDITLQNVRADHLSAVIDKLRETGVEITITGNEIRVKGNTVYHAVDLMTVPYPGMPTDMQAQFMALLCIVEGKSIITEKIFPDRFIHAAELRRMGADIRVDGPSAIIRGAPFLSGTEVMVSDLRAGAGLVLAGLVAKGTTHIHRVYHLDRGYERLEDRLSKLGAAIKRVRV from the coding sequence GTGGATAAAATCGTCATTGAGGGAGGAAATTGTTTAGAGGGAAGTGCAAGAATTAATGGGGCAAAAAACGCTGCCTTACCCATTATGGCAGCCTGTTTATTATTAAATGGTCCGTCTCGGATAAAAGGAATACCAAATATTGTCGATATCCAGACACAATCGGAAATACTGAGAAATCTTGGAGGAGAAGTCAAAAAACTTGACGATGAAACCCTTGAAATAATATTCAGGGATGGGGAAAATAGCGATAAATTCACAGCGCCCTATGAACTTGTCAGAAAGATGAGGGCATCCATATGCGTTTTAGGCCCGTTGTTAAGCAAGAGACGCAGGGCAAAAGTCTCCTATCCCGGAGGGTGTGTTATTGGTCAACGTCCCATCGATTTGCACATAAAAGGGCTTAGCGCATTGGGCGCCCAGATAGAAACGACGGAAGGTTACGTAAACGCTTCAGCGGATAAGCTGGTAGGAACAAATATTTCTTTTACGGGAAAAACAGTACTTGGAACGTGCAATGTTATGACTGCGGCTGTATTGGCAGAAGGTACAACCACAATCGAGTACGCAGCTTGCGAACCTGAAGTGCAGGATCTTGCAAATTTCTTAAACAAAGCAGGCGCAAAAATTACCGGCATTGGTGAAAGCAAGTTAACGATTGAAGGCGTTCAGGAATTACGTGGTGTTGACTATGAAATCATTCCTGATCGGATTGAGGCAGGAACCTTTATGATTGCCAGCGCTATTACCAGGGGTGACATAACACTGCAAAATGTAAGGGCAGACCATTTAAGCGCGGTGATCGATAAATTAAGAGAAACCGGTGTAGAAATAACTATTACCGGCAATGAAATCAGAGTCAAAGGGAATACTGTATATCATGCCGTTGACCTGATGACAGTACCTTATCCGGGCATGCCTACTGATATGCAGGCGCAGTTTATGGCCTTGTTGTGCATTGTGGAAGGAAAAAGCATTATTACCGAAAAGATATTCCCCGATAGATTTATCCATGCTGCTGAATTGCGGCGGATGGGTGCCGATATCCGTGTAGATGGACCCAGCGCGATTATAAGGGGGGCCCCTTTTCTCTCCGGTACCGAAGTAATGGTTTCTGATCTGCGTGCCGGCGCAGGTCTTGTACTCGCTGGTTTGGTGGCAAAAGGGACTACACATATACATCGCGTTTATCATTTAGACCGGGGATATGAACGGCTCGAAGACCGCCTATCGAAGCTTGGCGCAGCCATAAAACGCGTTAGAGTGTAG
- the prmC gene encoding peptide chain release factor N(5)-glutamine methyltransferase, with product MPPETHGTSMPHEDSTQDANYHPLIQDSQDKDVTGGKKNAFPDKYTVSSLVQWASTMLQMHGIDSPRLDAEVILSYLLGCKRIDLYVNPEKPIENALVISYQKAVQRRALRVPLQYITNHAEFMSLDFYVDERVLIPRPETELVVDTVMKRAETLSEENEIVIVDIGVGSGNIAIALAKKLEKARIFGIDISPGALAVARINAQKHEVLDKITFFCGDVFKPLEGYGIESKVNFIVSNPPYISSDEFNILQKEVRDYEPYAALVSSQDGLHMFKRIISQANTWLRSGGFIIFEVGEKQAHQVGMLLEKTGCFKKPECMKDYQHIDRIVIAQMEGDCG from the coding sequence ATGCCGCCCGAAACTCATGGAACAAGCATGCCTCATGAAGATTCAACACAAGATGCAAATTACCACCCACTCATTCAGGATTCCCAGGATAAAGACGTTACCGGAGGGAAGAAAAATGCATTTCCGGACAAATATACCGTGTCCAGTCTCGTTCAGTGGGCAAGTACGATGCTACAAATGCATGGCATCGATTCCCCGCGTCTGGATGCGGAGGTTATTTTATCATATCTTTTGGGTTGTAAACGCATCGACCTTTATGTAAACCCTGAAAAGCCCATAGAAAATGCTCTGGTGATAAGCTACCAAAAAGCCGTCCAGAGGCGTGCACTACGGGTTCCGCTACAATATATCACCAATCATGCAGAATTTATGTCCCTGGATTTTTACGTAGACGAACGGGTGCTCATTCCGCGCCCTGAAACGGAATTGGTTGTTGACACCGTTATGAAAAGGGCAGAAACCCTATCCGAAGAAAATGAGATTGTCATTGTGGATATTGGGGTGGGAAGCGGTAACATTGCAATAGCTTTGGCAAAAAAACTAGAGAAAGCCAGGATATTTGGCATAGACATATCACCAGGCGCCTTAGCGGTAGCCAGAATCAATGCTCAAAAACACGAAGTGCTCGATAAGATAACCTTTTTCTGTGGCGATGTCTTCAAACCGCTCGAAGGATACGGAATCGAATCAAAGGTAAATTTCATAGTATCCAACCCCCCTTATATATCAAGCGACGAATTCAATATCCTGCAAAAGGAGGTAAGGGATTATGAACCGTATGCTGCACTTGTCAGTAGCCAGGATGGTTTACACATGTTCAAACGTATTATCTCACAGGCAAATACATGGCTGAGATCCGGAGGTTTTATTATTTTTGAGGTCGGTGAAAAACAGGCACACCAGGTAGGGATGTTGTTAGAGAAGACAGGGTGTTTTAAAAAGCCGGAATGTATGAAGGACTATCAGCACATAGACCGCATCGTCATTGCACAAATGGAGGGGGATTGTGGATAA
- a CDS encoding vWA domain-containing protein, translated as MSFENNKKRKKKAIYVAFPLILLLIAVVILLLRRNVPPVLNLSPIGLDFGDKKNEMVFTVKNTAKARGFFQRGVTPLKFTIDARQAPGWLTVQPISGTVEDEQETIVVKIDRRLLPPESTIEELRIFTNGGDSVVRILAQKEKEKIIITSPTTNSSFSIGDEVLTEWSATSGVSNFANISLSLRGENIETIAQNYNYRKDSDGKGSFLWKVSNFVREDSGYAIRVEDAGDSKLFDEVGPIKIFQPLSSIKVLNQTNDHQFPSTVQFIFSLRNQNNHAILFAPDKVDWKNIKIWENNNEIDYLESHALLYAQDDFELQVMLVLDFSASMYETNEDINKMLASVNDLIDSLKETHQIGVVEFHRPDEPPAVLQSFTTYKNSAKEAINNFSTSKIYSDFSCCWDAVQKGLQQFPEKPDPNVFKTLVFLSDGFDNSSFKTPDDIIALAKDRNVHIFAVGIGNIREENVLKNIAFETGGTYVYAENLKVLQERFKQTITDVKGQYKIKYISPKKPEDGSFKVASEITYNGVTGTPLLQDEIDPSSIFSKTNVGVIRFTAPSIIKYNRAEIFMWCEHAPRYINDFHFWIGTDKPYEVTLTSFNEGGLCQDWTLKNLGDGRYRLTAPDQNAPRKYLPFGVFGTLCKIVVTDINEDGFVIPFKLDNSIYDRGQAFCGEGDTTQTEMWSTNIHVGNTTKQ; from the coding sequence ATGTCTTTTGAAAATAACAAAAAAAGAAAGAAGAAGGCAATATATGTAGCATTTCCCCTCATCCTGCTATTGATAGCAGTCGTGATCCTGCTGTTGCGCAGAAACGTCCCGCCAGTTCTGAACCTTTCTCCGATTGGTTTGGATTTTGGCGACAAAAAAAATGAAATGGTGTTTACCGTAAAAAATACGGCAAAGGCCAGAGGTTTCTTTCAACGAGGAGTTACTCCGTTAAAATTTACTATTGATGCCAGGCAAGCTCCAGGATGGCTTACTGTTCAGCCAATATCAGGCACTGTTGAAGATGAGCAGGAAACAATTGTTGTAAAGATTGACAGACGTCTTCTTCCTCCGGAAAGTACTATAGAAGAATTACGGATTTTTACAAATGGAGGAGACAGTGTTGTTCGGATATTAGCTCAAAAAGAGAAGGAAAAAATAATTATTACTTCCCCGACAACAAATTCCTCTTTTTCAATTGGCGATGAAGTATTGACAGAATGGTCAGCAACTTCGGGCGTGAGTAATTTTGCCAATATTTCTTTATCTTTAAGAGGAGAGAATATTGAAACAATTGCGCAGAATTATAACTACAGAAAAGACAGTGATGGTAAAGGGTCTTTTCTGTGGAAGGTCAGTAACTTTGTAAGGGAGGACAGCGGTTATGCGATTAGGGTAGAGGATGCCGGAGACTCCAAACTATTTGATGAAGTTGGACCAATAAAGATTTTTCAGCCCCTTTCGTCAATTAAAGTGCTAAATCAAACGAACGACCATCAGTTTCCAAGCACCGTTCAATTTATATTTTCTTTACGAAATCAGAATAATCACGCTATTCTATTTGCTCCAGACAAAGTTGACTGGAAAAACATAAAAATATGGGAAAACAACAATGAAATTGACTATCTGGAAAGTCATGCACTTCTTTATGCACAAGACGATTTTGAATTACAAGTAATGCTTGTTTTGGATTTTTCAGCGTCAATGTATGAAACAAATGAGGATATTAATAAGATGCTCGCAAGTGTAAATGATTTAATTGATAGCCTGAAAGAAACACATCAAATAGGGGTGGTAGAATTCCATCGGCCTGATGAACCACCGGCAGTCCTTCAATCATTTACTACCTATAAAAATTCAGCAAAAGAGGCTATTAACAATTTCAGCACAAGTAAGATATATAGTGACTTTTCATGCTGCTGGGATGCCGTGCAAAAAGGACTGCAACAGTTTCCGGAAAAACCTGATCCGAATGTCTTTAAAACACTTGTGTTTTTATCAGACGGATTTGACAATAGCAGTTTCAAGACCCCCGATGACATTATCGCATTAGCAAAAGACCGGAACGTCCATATTTTTGCGGTTGGAATAGGTAATATACGTGAGGAAAATGTGTTAAAAAACATTGCTTTTGAAACCGGGGGCACCTATGTTTACGCTGAAAATCTGAAGGTTTTACAGGAAAGATTTAAACAGACGATTACTGATGTAAAAGGTCAATATAAAATAAAGTATATTTCTCCCAAAAAGCCTGAGGACGGGAGTTTCAAGGTGGCGAGTGAAATTACCTATAATGGCGTTACCGGCACCCCTTTATTGCAAGACGAAATAGACCCTTCTTCGATTTTCAGCAAGACGAACGTGGGGGTTATTCGTTTTACTGCTCCTTCTATTATTAAATACAACAGGGCTGAAATATTTATGTGGTGTGAACATGCACCACGATATATTAATGATTTTCATTTCTGGATCGGTACCGACAAGCCTTATGAAGTAACACTTACTTCTTTTAATGAGGGCGGCTTATGCCAGGATTGGACGTTAAAAAATCTCGGGGATGGCAGGTATAGATTAACCGCTCCTGACCAGAATGCCCCCCGCAAGTACCTGCCATTTGGTGTTTTTGGGACTCTTTGTAAGATTGTTGTCACCGATATTAACGAGGATGGTTTTGTAATACCGTTTAAACTGGATAACTCAATTTATGATAGGGGACAGGCATTTTGTGGAGAAGGGGATACAACTCAAACAGAGATGTGGTCAACGAATATTCATGTCGGAAATACTACTAAACAATGA
- a CDS encoding porin gives MKKSVFVILFFVLGLSDTTFAAQDPQIQYLIDRLHILEKTVNIQKEEICAQKKEIETLRDEVTTLKEEKSQVLPHLTREKCADSFAKEIREDLKPISDEKSFNISNDNQSAEETNKSVADTSSSYVRVGYETGKGFYLNTVDDKYLLNIHQRTQLLYTFTDNDCSEDVSSFRIRRQRVNFEGHVFTSNLTYEVEWDLFAESGRGELKDAYINYKLADWLQLRGGQWKVPYNRQKMISSAKMQFVDRSLASEEFHLSRDIGIMMHGESVEELFEYKLAAMQGAGENEKKNDDTKHLYVTRFAINPFGKFKSYSESDLEHEKTPKLALGAAYAVNSGKQLFVRDEIMTFHNDLDVEQATVDVRLKWLGFSFISDCFWRDIDAHEGEEEGFRSGGIIANGYTVQGGCFVPVSSLQKHLEFAGRYSRIDPDTEIVNDSKSEVGFGINWFFKGHGHKLQADIRRITTQQDPPQDEKRDIEFRMQYQLIF, from the coding sequence GTGAAAAAAAGTGTATTTGTAATTCTATTTTTTGTATTGGGATTATCCGATACGACATTTGCAGCCCAGGACCCTCAAATACAATATTTAATTGATCGTCTTCATATTCTTGAAAAAACGGTTAATATCCAAAAAGAGGAAATATGCGCCCAAAAAAAAGAAATTGAGACACTGAGAGATGAAGTTACAACATTAAAGGAGGAAAAATCCCAGGTACTTCCTCACCTTACAAGAGAAAAATGTGCCGATTCTTTTGCAAAAGAGATTAGAGAAGATTTGAAACCCATTTCAGATGAAAAATCCTTTAATATATCAAATGACAATCAAAGCGCTGAGGAGACTAACAAATCTGTGGCCGATACTTCCTCATCTTATGTCAGGGTAGGATATGAGACAGGGAAAGGTTTCTATCTTAATACCGTGGATGATAAATATCTGTTAAATATCCACCAAAGGACTCAACTTCTTTACACTTTTACCGATAACGACTGTTCTGAAGATGTCAGCTCATTTCGCATCCGTCGTCAAAGGGTTAATTTTGAAGGCCATGTATTCACCAGTAACCTTACCTATGAAGTGGAATGGGATCTTTTTGCAGAATCCGGCAGGGGAGAGTTAAAGGATGCATATATCAACTATAAACTGGCAGACTGGCTTCAGCTTCGTGGTGGGCAATGGAAGGTCCCTTATAACCGGCAGAAGATGATATCTTCTGCAAAGATGCAATTTGTAGACAGGTCACTGGCAAGCGAAGAGTTCCATTTGAGCAGAGATATAGGCATCATGATGCATGGAGAATCCGTGGAAGAACTTTTTGAGTATAAGCTTGCTGCCATGCAGGGGGCCGGCGAAAATGAAAAGAAAAATGACGACACCAAACACCTCTATGTAACTCGGTTTGCCATAAACCCTTTTGGAAAATTTAAATCATATTCTGAATCTGACCTCGAGCATGAAAAAACACCCAAGCTGGCATTAGGCGCCGCATATGCCGTGAATAGCGGCAAACAGTTGTTTGTTAGAGACGAGATTATGACCTTCCATAACGATCTTGACGTAGAACAGGCTACGGTAGATGTTAGACTCAAATGGCTCGGTTTTTCTTTTATCAGTGATTGTTTCTGGAGAGATATCGATGCCCACGAAGGAGAAGAGGAAGGGTTTAGGTCGGGCGGTATTATTGCCAATGGCTATACTGTGCAAGGTGGGTGCTTTGTGCCTGTTTCGTCGCTCCAGAAACATCTGGAATTTGCTGGACGGTATAGCCGAATTGATCCGGATACCGAAATAGTCAATGACTCAAAGAGCGAGGTGGGTTTCGGCATCAATTGGTTCTTTAAAGGCCATGGCCATAAGCTCCAGGCTGATATTAGACGCATAACTACTCAACAGGATCCACCGCAGGATGAAAAACGAGACATTGAATTCAGGATGCAATATCAGCTAATATTCTGA